A region of the Leptospiraceae bacterium genome:
GATTTGATCTATGTACAAGGTCATTGTGCACCCGGAATTTATTCACGCGCCTTTTTACTTGGACGGCTAACAGAAGATCAACTCATCAACTTTCGCCAGGAAGTAGATGGAAAGGGTATTTCAAGTTATCCGCATCCTTGGCTTATGCCTGATTTCTGGCAATTTCCAACTGTATCCATGGGACTTGGTCCTATCATGGCTATTTATCAAGCGCGATTTATGAAATACATGCAAGATAGAGAACTCATCAAATCAGAAGAGCGAAAAGTATGGGCATTCCTAGGAGACGGAGAAACAGACGAGCCTGAGTCGTTAGGTGCTATAGGAATGGCAGGAAGAGAAAAATTAGACAATCTAATTTTTGTAATCAACTGTAATCTCCAAAGACTTGATGGACCGGTTCGGGGGAATGGCAGTATTATCCAAGAGTTAGAAAGTGAATTTAGAGGTGCTGGTTGGAATGTAATCAAAGTCATCTGGGGTAGGCATTGGGATATTTTATTTGCCCGAGATAAAAAGGGACTCCTCATGAAACGACTTGGTGAAATTGTGGATGGTGAATACCAAACATTCCGATCTAAAAATGGAGCATACATACGCGAACATGTATTCAATACTCCCGAATTACAATCATTAGTCGCTGATTGGTCAGACGATGATATCTGGAACTTAAACCGAGGTGGGCACGACGTTCACAAAGTATACGCCGCCTACCACTCAGCCGTCAATCACAAAGGGCAACCTACCGTTATCCTAGCAAAGACAGTAAAAGGATATTGGATGGGAAGTTCTGGGCAGGCAATGAACATTGCGCACCAACAAAAACATATGAGTGAGCTAGATGTAAAAGCATTTCGAAACCATTTCCAAATTCCAGTTTCAGACGATCAGTTAGAAAAACTTCCGTTTGTAACGTTCCCTGAAAATAGCCCTGAAATGAAATACATGCAAGCACGAAGAGCGGAACTAGGCGGTTATCTTCCGCAAAGAAGAAAAAAATCAGAGAGCCTCAAAGTTCCGGGTTTAGACGTATTTGCCCCACTTCTAGAAGCAACTACGGACGGACGTGAACTTTCTACTACAATGGCTTTTGTGCGGATACTCAATATTTTACTCAAAGACAAGGAAGTAGGAAAAAGAGTCGTTCCGATTGTTCCAGATGAATCTAGGACTTTCGGTATGGAAGGACTATTCCGCCAACTTGGAATTTGGAGTCAGGTAGGTCAGCTCTATACTCCACAAGACAAAGACCAACTCATGTTCTACAAAGAAGACAAAAAAGGTCAAGTACTGCAGGAGGGAATCAATGAGGCCGGAGCTATGAGTGATTGGATTGCGGCGGCTACTTCGTATTCAACGCATGGTGTTCCAATGATTCCATTTTTTATTTTCTATTCAATGTTTGGATTTCAGAGAGTCGGTGATCTTTGTTGGGCGGCGGGTGATATGAGAAGCCGCGGTTTTTTACTTGGTGGCACCTCGGGTCGCACAACGCTCAACGGTGAAGGTTTACAACACGAAGACGGTCACAGTCATCTATGGAGTGCAACTATCCCAAATTGTGTGAGTTACGATCCAACGTTTAGCTTTGAACTTGCTGTGATTCTGCAAGACGGAATGAAGAGAATGTATGCAGACCAAGAAGATGTATTTTACTACATCACAGTGATGAATGAAAATTACGCTCATCCAGGTCTTCCAAAAGGCGAAGAAAAAAATATTCTAAAAGGAATGTACGCGCTTACAAAATCAGAAAAAAAAGATGCAAAATTAAAAGTGCAACTTCTAGGAAGTGGAACCATTTTCAGAGAAGTAATTGCCGCCGCTGAAATGTTAAAAAATGACTGGGGAGTTGAAAGTGATATCTGGGGCTGTCCTAGTTTTACTGAACTCGGAAGAGATTGGAATAACGTTAGCCGAAACAACTTACTGAATCCAGAAGGAAAACAAAAATTATCCCATGTAGAAACTTGCCTCAAGGACACAAAAGGTCCGATCATTGCCGCAACTGATTATATAAGAATGTTTGCAGAACAAATCCGACCTGCCATTCAAAATATTGGTCGTAGATTCTCTGTTCTTGGAACAGACGGGTATGGAAGATCAGACACAAGAGAAAAATTACGTCATTTCTTTGAAGTAGATCGTAAGTGGGTGACGATAGCCGCTCTAAAAGCTCTGGCGGATGACGGTCAGATCGAATACAAAAAAGTGGCAGAAGCAATCAAAAAATACGGAATTGATCCGAAAAAACCAAATCCATTAACGGTATAAAAAGGAACTTATATGGCAAAATTAATTGATGTTAAGGTTCCCGATATAGGGGATTACAATGATATTCCAGTGATTGAAGTTCACGTGAAAGTAGGAGATAAAGTGACAGCGGAACAGTCCCTCATCACTTTAGAATCAGACAAAGCAAGTATGGATGTTCCCTCTCCTGAAAATGGAGTTGTAAAAGAACTAAAAGTAAAAGTAGGAGATAAAGTTTCTAGAGATCATCTTTTTTTAGTTCTGGAAGCAGAAGAAACTGCCGCTAATCCACAACCAGCGGTTACTCCTGCGAAGCCTGTTACACCACCTGCTCCCGTTATTTCAGATCCAGTAGCAGTCCCAAAACAAACTCAAGTGTCAGCGCAAGAGGTTACTCATGATATGGTTTCGGGAACAAGCCATGCTAGTCCCTCGGTTCGAAAGTATGCGCGGGAATTAGGTGTAGATATTTCGAAGGTAAAAGGAACAGCGACGAAGGGTCGTATATCGCAAGAGGATGTGCAGAAGTTTGTGAAGTCAGTGATGAGTGGACAAACTTCAGCTCCTTCTTCCGGTGGTACTGGACTCAACCTACTCCCTTGGCCTAAGATTGATTTTAGTAAATTTGGGGCTACTCAAAGACAGCCGCTTTCTAGGATTAAGAAAATTTCTGCGGCTAATCTATCTCGCAATTGGATTGTGATTCCATCTGTCACCTACCACGATGACGCAGACATCACAGATCTAGAAGCATTTCGCCTAGATACAAATAAACAAAATGAAAAAGCAGGGATTAAAATTACAATGCTTGCTTTTATAATCAAAGCATCTGTGGCGGCATTGAAAAAATTTCCTGAATTTAATAGCTCCCTCGATGGAGATGATTTAGTTCTAAAAGAATATTTCCACATAGGATTTGCAGCTGATACGCCTAACGGTCTAGTGGTTCCTGTAATTAAGGACGCAGACAAAAAAGGAATTTATGAAATCGCAAAAGAAACAAGCGAACTTGCAAAACTTGCTCGCGAAGGTAAAATCAAATCAGAACAAATGCAAGGTGCCTGTTTTACTATTTCATCGCTTGGTGGCATAGGAGGAACGTATTTTTCTCCGATCATCAATGCACCTGAGGTTGCGATTTTAGGTGTGAGCAAAGCGGCGATGAAACCAGTTTGGAATGGAAAAGAATTTATCCCTCGTTTGCTATGTCCATTATCGCTTACAGCAGACCATCGCGTGATCGATGGTGTTCTCGGAACTAAGTTTAATGTGTATTTGTCGGAGTTACTCGCGGATTTCCGCAGAGTTGTATTATAAAAGGATTATCTATGGCACAAAAAGAAATTAAAGTCCCAGATTTAGGCGACTTCGAGTCAGTTCCTATCATTGAAATTTTAGTCAAAGTGGGAGATATAGTTAAAAAAGAACAATCTCTCATCGTTCTCGAATCAGATAAAGCGTCGATGGAAATTCCATCCGAGGAAGAAGGAAAAATTCTATCGATAGCAGTAAAAGTTGGCGACAAAGTAGGCAAAGGACAATTAATCGCAGTCATCGAAATTTCCGCGACTGCAAACACGAACCAAGCGCCTACACCTAATTCTCCTCCAAAACAAGAACCCACGAAACAACAAGCGGTTACGACTCCTTTGCCGGCTGGATCGTATTCCGGAAAAGTAGATCACGAATTTGAAATGCTTGTTCTAGGAGCGGGACCCGGCGGATACAGTGCAGCATTTAGAAGTGCCGATCTAGGGATGAATACCGTGTTAATCGAACGTTATGCGAC
Encoded here:
- the aceE gene encoding pyruvate dehydrogenase (acetyl-transferring), homodimeric type — its product is MSATPEQSVTNSKQVDIDPVETKEWLEALNGVIAVEGTDRAAYLIDKQIEFARVNGVVQPFHAETPYINTIPVEQQIPLPGDQAMERKIRAYTRWNALAMVLRANEDSNVGGHISSFQSAATLYDIGYNHFWHAPSEKHGGDLIYVQGHCAPGIYSRAFLLGRLTEDQLINFRQEVDGKGISSYPHPWLMPDFWQFPTVSMGLGPIMAIYQARFMKYMQDRELIKSEERKVWAFLGDGETDEPESLGAIGMAGREKLDNLIFVINCNLQRLDGPVRGNGSIIQELESEFRGAGWNVIKVIWGRHWDILFARDKKGLLMKRLGEIVDGEYQTFRSKNGAYIREHVFNTPELQSLVADWSDDDIWNLNRGGHDVHKVYAAYHSAVNHKGQPTVILAKTVKGYWMGSSGQAMNIAHQQKHMSELDVKAFRNHFQIPVSDDQLEKLPFVTFPENSPEMKYMQARRAELGGYLPQRRKKSESLKVPGLDVFAPLLEATTDGRELSTTMAFVRILNILLKDKEVGKRVVPIVPDESRTFGMEGLFRQLGIWSQVGQLYTPQDKDQLMFYKEDKKGQVLQEGINEAGAMSDWIAAATSYSTHGVPMIPFFIFYSMFGFQRVGDLCWAAGDMRSRGFLLGGTSGRTTLNGEGLQHEDGHSHLWSATIPNCVSYDPTFSFELAVILQDGMKRMYADQEDVFYYITVMNENYAHPGLPKGEEKNILKGMYALTKSEKKDAKLKVQLLGSGTIFREVIAAAEMLKNDWGVESDIWGCPSFTELGRDWNNVSRNNLLNPEGKQKLSHVETCLKDTKGPIIAATDYIRMFAEQIRPAIQNIGRRFSVLGTDGYGRSDTREKLRHFFEVDRKWVTIAALKALADDGQIEYKKVAEAIKKYGIDPKKPNPLTV
- the aceF gene encoding dihydrolipoyllysine-residue acetyltransferase, producing the protein MAKLIDVKVPDIGDYNDIPVIEVHVKVGDKVTAEQSLITLESDKASMDVPSPENGVVKELKVKVGDKVSRDHLFLVLEAEETAANPQPAVTPAKPVTPPAPVISDPVAVPKQTQVSAQEVTHDMVSGTSHASPSVRKYARELGVDISKVKGTATKGRISQEDVQKFVKSVMSGQTSAPSSGGTGLNLLPWPKIDFSKFGATQRQPLSRIKKISAANLSRNWIVIPSVTYHDDADITDLEAFRLDTNKQNEKAGIKITMLAFIIKASVAALKKFPEFNSSLDGDDLVLKEYFHIGFAADTPNGLVVPVIKDADKKGIYEIAKETSELAKLAREGKIKSEQMQGACFTISSLGGIGGTYFSPIINAPEVAILGVSKAAMKPVWNGKEFIPRLLCPLSLTADHRVIDGVLGTKFNVYLSELLADFRRVVL